The nucleotide window ACATCTGATGCTTTCCTACATCTGTTGTAACAATGGTTGAATCATCAGAAAGTTCTCCCACAAGGCGAATAAATTTCTGTGGTGACTCAAAACCACTTTCAACCGGAGAATGCGGAGGAAAGGCTGTTTTCAAAGCAGCAATGTATCCAATCCACTCTTTTCGTGACTTTGTTTCAATTTTTGGAAGCAATTTTGAAAACACATCGCGGATGTCACCCAGGATACCAAGACTTGCAGAACGAAGCTTATCAAGTTCACAGTGGTCAATATCAATGTGAATAATTTTCGCGTTTGGACAAAACTCGTTAACCTTGCCGGTTGCGCGATCATCAAACCGAACGCCTGCGGCAACAATCAAGTCACACCCTTCCATAACCATATTTGTGTATCGTTCTGCATGCATTCCCAGCATGCCAATATTCAAATCATGATCCCGAGGAATAACGCTCAGCCCCATAAGGGTCATCGTTACAGGCATAGAAGCTGTTTCTGCAAGATTCTTACAAATAGTATCTGCCTGCGCCGCCACTACACCGCCACCTACCCATAATACAGGGCGCGCAGCACTGTTAATCATCTTTGCCGCAGTCGCTATATCCGCCTCAGCAACTTTTGGTGGCGCGTCAGCCACAGCAGGTTCTGGAAACGCATCAATTACGATCTGCTCAAGTTGAACATCACGCGGAATATCAACGAGAACCGGACCTGGTCGACCTGAAGCGGCAATTCGGAATGCTTCTGGAATTACAGTAAGCAGTTCCTCTGCGGAACGTACAAGAAAGTTATGTTTTGTGATGGGAATAGACATCCCGTAGGTATCTACTTCTTGAAATGCGTCAGTACCGATAAGCGGAGTTGGAACTTGCCCTGTGATACATACAAGAGGAACTGAATCAAGTTTGGCGTCCGCAATGGCAGTAACAATATTAGTTACACCGGGGCCGGAGGTAGCCAGACACACAGCAGGCTTACCAGTAGTTCGAGCCATTCCCTGTGCTATAAATCCTGCTCCCTGCTCATGCCGAGCAAGGATATGCGTAATTTTTTCGCTACGCGATAACGCATCGTACAACGGCAGGTTTGCTCCACCGGGGAT belongs to Halodesulfovibrio sp. MK-HDV and includes:
- the ilvB gene encoding acetolactate synthase large subunit gives rise to the protein MREMTGAECTIRLLERQGITTVSGIPGGANLPLYDALSRSEKITHILARHEQGAGFIAQGMARTTGKPAVCLATSGPGVTNIVTAIADAKLDSVPLVCITGQVPTPLIGTDAFQEVDTYGMSIPITKHNFLVRSAEELLTVIPEAFRIAASGRPGPVLVDIPRDVQLEQIVIDAFPEPAVADAPPKVAEADIATAAKMINSAARPVLWVGGGVVAAQADTICKNLAETASMPVTMTLMGLSVIPRDHDLNIGMLGMHAERYTNMVMEGCDLIVAAGVRFDDRATGKVNEFCPNAKIIHIDIDHCELDKLRSASLGILGDIRDVFSKLLPKIETKSRKEWIGYIAALKTAFPPHSPVESGFESPQKFIRLVGELSDDSTIVTTDVGKHQMWTAQSYPFTGGRQWLTSGGLGTMGFGLPVAIGAALAAPDKKVICFSGDGSILMNIQELATAAEHRVDVTVVLFNNQCLGLVHQQQELFFNGNCFSSEYPIALDYGAIVRGFGWKVVDLAENCSEEILAEALATTGPCLIHMPVSREEKVLPMVPPGAANRIMIGGDTNG